A window of the Lolium perenne isolate Kyuss_39 chromosome 7, Kyuss_2.0, whole genome shotgun sequence genome harbors these coding sequences:
- the LOC139834032 gene encoding uncharacterized protein — translation MATPTINFNSFLEKEKLKNNGSNFADWFRNLRIVLTAGQLLYVLKAPLGDPPAETATDEDKAVYLTRKTHYSTVQCAILYGLESELQKRFENHDPHDIISELKMIFETHAAVESYDASKKFFNCNMEEGSSVSEHVLKMSGHAKKL, via the coding sequence atggcgACCCCTACCATCAATTTTAAttcgttcctagagaaagaaaagctgaaAAACAATGGAAGCAACTTTGCGGATTGGTTCCGTAACTTGAGGATTGTCCTCACTGCTGGACAACTGCTCTATGTGCTCAAAGCACCGCTGGGTGATCCACCTGCAGAAACAGCTACCGATGAGGATAAAGCAGTTTACCTCACTCGGAAGACTCATTACTCcacagttcagtgtgccatcctctaTGGTTTAGAATCGGAGCTTCAGAAACGCTTTGAGAACCACGACCCTCATGATATAATCAGTGAGCTCAAAatgatatttgaaactcatgcggccgtggaaagctatgatgcTTCTAAAAAGTTCTTTAACTGTaatatggaagaaggcagctctgttagtgagcacgtgctcaaGATGTCTGGGCACGCGAAGAAACTCTAA